A genomic window from Solanum dulcamara chromosome 11, daSolDulc1.2, whole genome shotgun sequence includes:
- the LOC129872897 gene encoding protein STICHEL-like 3 has product MTRAVRDRILKDANGNIGDHLRNHIHLTNCIHLKNHMHKHSPILADRSLMRDLVVLQRSRSLRDPSASPPSWQSPSVVDALLKRSERDAVVSNARRSVGTDRPRDGRVLSGNSPPLAGRSSSRVASAEINKHNIERLAGAPSDRSSKSGVRERRRIRREESSHRNLGTDFIAEKDERLDDGNDLVPNPVSENSELRDRISNETVRQRHDDRIRTLSEQLNDVPIDSDGVASSHIHARGRDTHNEKIAEQMEATTRGNGRVKRRKFRGARRTRTSVPSRDALAHNEMSVASNSLGQVSAHQEYPAEDGYEEYVNQNVTRDQRNGCGIPWNWSRIHHRGKSFLDMAGKSLSCGLSDPRSKRSGGPRGRDAADMPIMSEYSSSSSKSEAEALPLLFDASNSQGSSDNPAWVHDYSGELGIYADNLLKQELDSDLASEARSGEQRKFRRRGNSRHQSLTQKYMPRTFRDLVGQNLVAQALSNAAIKRKVGLLYVFYGPHGTGKTSCARIFARALNCQSIEHPKPCGFCDSCIAHDMGRSRNIREIGPVSSFDFENMMDLLDNMIVSKLPSQYRVFIFDDCDTLSPDCWSAILKVIDRAPRRVIFILVSSSLDVLPHIIISRCQKFFFPKLKDADIIYTLQWIATKEDLEIEKDALKLIASRSDGSLRDAEMTLEQLSLLGQRISVPLVQELVGLISDEKLVDLLDLALSADTVNTVKHLRDIMESGVEPLALMSQLATVITDILAGSYDFTKERPRRKFFRCQAVSKQDMEKLRQALKTLSEAEKQLRMSNDRLTWLTAALLQLAPDQQYMLPSSSADTSFIQSPLGLNNAGGTERPRKSNVEHTDTLHKNRGFLSKSKVENFQAGCSSDIYSDSRMKGICIGGKGHNGAGVLTQKAYSVSSDKNRTSSGQVTGKLHRDIEELWLEVLENIEINGLKEFMYREGKLTSVSFGAAPTVQLLFSSHLTKSKVEKFRGHILQAFESVLGSSVTIEIRCESGKDGKAGPIVLSAPHGTSHIGTNPGIYSNGVRIVGPDEISRAQVNDREGLAFAKLDSRGIGGSEIVEEEASPRALKHNDQIDNNTRFDRGNLESDFPGGTISIAKNSSTSIPERRNLGDRSQSLSLVKSKVSLAHVIQQAEGCTQQSIWSKRKAVSIAEKLEQENLRLEARSRSLLCWKAKRVTRRQLSRLKTRSRRPKSLLRFVSCGKCLSGRSPR; this is encoded by the exons ATGACCAGGGCTGTCCGTGACCGGATTCTTAAGGATGCAAATGGAAACATTGGTGATCACTTACGAAATCACATACATTTGACAAATTGTATTCATTTGAAGAACCACATGCATAAACATAGCCCTATCTTGGCTGATAGGTCCCTTATGAGGGACCTTGTCGTCCTTCAGAGGTCAAGGTCCTTAAGAGACCCTTCTGCAAGTCCACCCTCATGGCAATCTCCTTCAGTTGTCGATGCCCTTCTTAAAAGAAGTGAAAGGGATGCTGTTGTGAGCAATGCTAGACGGTCTGTAGGCACAGATCGACCTAGGGATGGTAGAGTTTTATCTGGAAACTCGCCTCCTTTAGCTGGCCGATCATCGTCCAGAGTGGCTTCTGCAGAGATTAACAAGCATAATATTGAGCGACTCGCAGGGGCTCCAAGTGACCGAAGTAGCAAGAGTGGAGTTCGAGAACGGAGGAGAATCAGGAGAGAAGAATCAAGCCATAGGAATCTGGGAACTGACTTCATTGCTGAGAAAGATGAGCGTCTGGATGATGGAAATGATTTGGTCCCCAATCCTGTTTCAGAGAACTCTGAACTAAGGGATAGAATTAGCAATGAAACAGTGAGGCAGAGGCATGATGATAGAATAAGGACACTCTCTGAGCAATTAAATGATGTTCCAATTGACAGTGATGGGGTAGCTTCTTCTCACATTCATGCTCGTGGAAGGGATACTCATAATGAGAAAATTGCAGAGCAAATGGAGGCGACAACTCGTGGCAATGGCAGAGTAAAACGGCGTAAGTTTCGAGGGGCAAGAAGAACTCGGACTTCTGTTCCTTCAAGAGATGCTCTTGCCCACAATGAAATGTCTGTGGCCTCAAATTCATTAGGTCAAGTTTCAGCACACCAAGAATATCCTGCAGAAGATGGCTACGAAGAGTATGTCAACCAGAATGTAACAAGAGATCAAAGGAATGGATGCGGAATTCCTTGGAACTGGTCAAGGATTCATCATAGGGGAAAATCATTTCTTGACATGGCAGGTAAGAGTTTATCTTGTGGTTTGTCTGACCCAAGGTCAAAAAGAAGTGGTGGTCCAAGAGGGAGGGATGCTGCTGATATGCCAATAATGTCCGAATACTCGAGTTCATCTAGTAAATCTGAAGCAGAGGCGTTGCCCTTACTATTTGATGCTTCAAATTCTCAGGGCAGTTCAGACAATCCTGCTTGGGTTCATGATTATTCGGGAGAGTTGGGTATCTATGCTGACAATTTACTAAAGCAAGAACTTGACTCGGATCTTGCTTCAGAAGCTAGATCAGGTGAGCAACGCAAATTTCGTAGGCGTGGCAATAGTAGGCACCAGAGTCTAACACAAAAGTATATGCCAAGAACATTCCGGGATTTGGTAGGACAGAATTTAGTTGCACAAGCTCTTTCAAATGCTGCTATTAAGAGAAAAGTTGGCTTGCTTTATGTTTTCTATGGGCCTCATGGAACAGGAAAGACCTCATGTGCCCGCATTTTTGCAAGGGCATTAAATTGCCAATCCATTGAGCATCCCAAGCCTTGTGGTTTTTGTGATTCTTGCATTGCACATGATATGGGAAGGAGTCGAAATATAAGGGAAATAGGTCCTGTGAGTAGTTTTGATTTTGAGAATATGATGGATCTTCTTGATAATATGATTGTCTCCAAACTACCATCCCAGTATAGggtttttatttttgatgattgTGACACACTGTCTCCTGATTGTTGGAGTGCTATTCTAAAGGTCATCGATAGAGCCCCTAGGCGAGTCATTTTCATCCTTGTATCCTCAAGTCTTGATGTCTTGCCACATATAATCATATCTAGGTGCCAGAAATTCTTTTTTCCCAAGTTGAAGGATGCAGATATCATCTATACTTTGCAATGGATTGCAACCAAGGAAGATCTTGAAATCGAAAAGGATGCACTCAAGCTTATTGCATCAAGATCAGATGGATCGTTGAGAGATGCTGAAATGACTCTCGAGCAATTGAGTTTGCTTGGCCAGAGAATCTCTGTCCCTCTTGTGCAGGAGCTG GTTGGACTTATATCTGATGAGAAATTAGTCGACTTACTTGACTTGGCATTATCTGCTGACACTGTCAATACAGTGAAACATTTGAGGGATATCATGGAATCTGGTGTTGAACCCTTAGCTTTAATGTCACAACTTGCTACAGTCATAACTGATATACTTGCTGGGAGCTATGACTTCACAAAAGAAAGGCCTCGGAGGAAGTTCTTTCGATGCCAAGCAG TATCAAAACAAGATATGGAAAAACTGCGTCAAGCTCTGAAAACACTATCTGAAGCTGAAAAGCAGCTGAGAATGTCAAATGACAGACTTACCTGGCTTACAGCTGCATTGCTGCAACTCGCTCCAGATCAGCAGTATATGTTGCCCAGTTCCTCAGCTGACACAAGTTTTATTCAAAGTCCATTAGGCTTGAATAATGCAGGGGGAACAGAAAGACCCAGGAAAAGCAATGTTGAGCATACTGACACGCTACACAAAAACAGAGGGTTCCTATCAAAAAGTAAGGTAGAAAACTTTCAAGCTGGATGTTCTAGTGATATTTACTCCGACTCCAGGATGAAAGGGATTTGCATTGGTGGAAAAGGGCATAATGGAGCTGGAGTATTAACTCAGAAAGCTTATAGTGTCTCTAGTGATAAAAATAGAACAAGTAGTGGCCAGGTTACAGGTAAGTTGCACCGGGATATTGAAGAATTGTGGTTAGAAGTgcttgaaaatattgaaataaatgGCTTAAAAGAGTTTATGTATCGTGAAGGAAAGCTTACCTCAGTCAGCTTTGGAGCAG CTCCAACTGTGCAGTTACTGTTCAGCTCACATCTAACAAAATCCAAGGTTGAGAAATTCAGGGGTCATATTTTACAAGCTTTTGAGTCTGTTCTTGGGTCCTCCGTGACTATAGAAATCAGATGTGAATCTGGGAAAGATGGCAAGGCTGGACCAATTGTGTTGTCAGCACCTCATGGCACATCTCATATAGGTACAAACCCTGGCATTTATAGTAATGGGGTGAGAATAGTAGGTCCTGATGAAATCAGCAGGGCACAAGTGAATGATAGAGAAGGTTTGGCATTTGCAAAGCTTGACTCAAGAGGAATAGGTGGTAGCGAGATAGTTGAAGAGGAAGCTTCTCCAAGAGCATTGAAACACAATGATCAGATTGACAACAATACACGATTTGATAGGGGGAATTTGGAAAGTGATTTTCCGGGAGGGACAATATCAATTGCCAAGAATTCATCCACTTCCATTCCTGAACGAAGAAACTTAGGGGATAGAAGCCAAAGTTTGAGCTTAGTTAAGAGCAAGGTATCTCTTGCTCACGTAATTCAGCAGGCAGAAGGATGCACACAGCAAAGTATCTGGTCAAAACGCAAGGCTGTTTCTATCGCTGAAAAGCTTGAACAAGAGAATTT GAGATTAGAAGCAAGGTCAAGGAGCTTGCTTTGTTGGAAGGCTAAAAGAGTCACCCGCCGACAG CTTTCGCGATTGAAAACAAGAAGTAGGAGGCCAAAGAGCTTACTGAGGTTCGTTTCTTGCGGAAAATGTCTCTCTGGTAGGTCTCCAAGGTAG